The Chloroflexi bacterium ADurb.Bin180 sequence GACCTGCCGGTGGACCGCGAGGTGCTGATGCTTTACTCCAGCTTTTACCGGCCCTACGGCCACGCCATCCTGGCCAGCTACGCCGGCGACGCGCCCTCGGCCGGGCTGGGCGTGACCGGCGGCGGAGTCGAGATCGAGGGCATGACCCCGCCCCCGTTTCTGACCTGGGACGAGTTCCAACGTGATCTGCTCACTGCGGCCCGTTTCACCCGCGACCTGCACGTCTTTAGCCTGGAGGGCTGCGTGCAGCAGGGCTTTCTGGAGCGGCTGCAGACCCTGGACTGGGAGGCCAGCCCGGGGGCCGCGCCAGCCTCACTCGAGTGGGTGGAGCGGGCCCGCGCACTGCTGCGGCTCAAGCTGACGGTGGCCAGTCGACCGTGGGCTCTGGCCCTGGCGGCTGCTTCGCTGCTGGTGCTCTGGCCGCGGCGCCGACACTGAGCCGCTGGCCGCCGCTTGGCTGCGGCGCGCCTTGTGCTTACAATAGCGTATGTCCTGGCAGGGACGCCATTACCCCGTGGGGAGGTAGCTATGGCCGAAACCAAACCTTCTTCAACCGAGGACAAGAAAGAGGGGACCGACTGGTCCAAGATCCTGACTGCCGGAGGCGGACTGTTGGCTGCCCTCGCCGCCCTGCTCACCGCCCTCAATGCCATCGGCTTGATCGGCAAGCCGGCGGCTACACCTACCGCAACCCATGTGCCGACCGTTTCGGCCGTCACCCCGACCCGCACCGCCAAGACGGTGTTCTTCAGTGACGACTTTGGCAGCACCACTTCGGGTTGGGGCAGCGGAACCGATGATGACTCGGAGTGGGGCTACGAGAACGGCGAGTACCGCATCCTCGTCACCAAACCCAACCTGGTGGTATGGGTCAAGCCTGGCACCGAGTATGACCTCGCTGACCTGAACCTGTCCGTTGAGGCGCACAGCGTGGCCGGGACCGACGACAACGAGTACGGGGTTGTGTTTCGCTACGTCGATGGCGACAACTTTTACAAGTTCACCATCAGCTCTGACGGCCAGTACCGCGTGCAGATGCAGCTCAAGAACGAGTGGGTCACGCTGAAACCGTGGGCCAAGTCCAGTTTGATCCATCAGGGCCATTCCACCAACCTGATCCGCGTCGAGGCACGCGGCACAGAGCTCAAGTTCTTTGTCAACGGCGAGCTGCTGACCATCGTCGATGACGCCACGTTTGCCTCGGGCAACTTTGCTTTGGTGGTGGGCACCTTTGACGAGGCCGGGGTCGAGGTGCGCTTTGACTCGCTGACCGTGCGCAGCCTGCCCTGAGGAGGACATAATGGCCGGACACAAAGTTCTGGGCATTGTCGGCAGTCCGCGCCGCGTCGGGAACACCGCCATTCTGGTTGAGACCGTTCTCGAGGCGGCCAGAGCCAGAGGGGCGTCGACAGAAAAGGTCTTCCTGGCCGACCTCGACATTGCCCCCTGCGACGCCTGCCGGGCCTGCGTGGAGAGCGGTGAATGTGTCCACCGCGACGCAATGGACGAGCTGTTCCCACAGATGTTCGCCAGCGACGTCTGGGTTCTGGGTACGCCGGTGTACTGGTGGGGTGCCAGCGCCCAGTTCAAGGCTTTCCTTGACCGCTGGTACAGTCTGTCGCAGCGCAGCGAGGATAAGGCTCGTTTTCGCGGCCGCAAGCTCATTCTGGTTGCCCCGATGGGCGATGATACTCCCGAAACGGCCCGCCACGTGGTTCGCATGATGGCGGACGTGGCGCGCTATCTCGAGGCCGAGCTCTTTGCCACCGTGCTGGCCCCTGGTGCCAGCGACCGGGGCGACGTGTTGCAGATGCCGTCCGTCCTGGAGGCTGCCCGGCGCGCCGGCCAGGAGGCGGTGTCGTGAACAAGCGCGAGCGCCTGGAAGCTACCATCGCCGGCGAGCGAGTGGATCGACCGGCGGTGGCCCTGTGGCGCCACTGGCCCGGCGATGACCAGCGCGCCGCTGACCTGGTGCGCGCCACGCTCGACTTTCAGCGCCAGTACGACTGGGACCTGGTCAAGTGTATGCCGGCCAGCAACTATTGCCTGGCGGACTGGGGCGTTCAGTCCACCTACCTGGGCAGCGAAGAAGGTACCCGCCAGTGGGGCCCGCGGCTCATCCAGAGCCCCGAGGACTGGACCCGCTTACGCCCGCTCGACCCGCGCCAGGGTATGCTCGCTGAGATGCTCACGGCGATGAAGGCACTCGGCCAGGAGCTGGGCGAAGAGACACCCTTCATCTGGACCATCTTTGACCCGCTCTCCCAGGCCAAGAACCTGGCCGGCGAGCGGCTGCTGTCGGACTTGCGCCAGTACCCCGAGCTGGTCGAGGCCGGCCTGCAGGCCATCACCGAGAGCTGCGTGCGCTTTGTCGAGGCGGCGTTGGACACCGGCGTGGCCGGCATCTTCCTGGCTCTGCAGTACGCCAGTTTCAGGCTGATGAGCCTGGAGGAGTACCGCCGCTTTGGCCAGCCGTGGGACGAGCGCATTCTGGCCGCGGCGAACAGCCTGTGGTTGAACCTCTTGCACCTGCACGGTGATGACGTGATGTTCGACCTGGCTGGCGACTATGCTTCTCGCCGCCGCCTGGCCATCCTGAACTGGCACGATCGGGAGACGCCGCCGTCCCTCCACGATGCGCTGCCGCGCTTTCCCGGCGCTTTGCTGGGCGGCCTGCACCGCACCGACACCATGCTGCGCGGCACGCCGCGCGATGTGCGCCAGGCCGTGCGTGAGGCGGCGGAAATGACCAACGGGCGCCGGTTGATCGTCGGCACAGGCTGTGTGCTCTGGATCCCAACGCCCGTGGGCAACATTCGTGCGGCCAGAGAGGCCGTCGATTCCCTCTAGTCCGTACCGAACCTAGTGGGGCAGGTGTTCGTCCAGCCACCCCACCACAAAGCCGAGCACCTGCTCCTTCTCCGGTTCGTTGTGCGTCTCGTGTGAGAGCCCCTCCCACAGTTGCAGCGTGCAGTCCCTCTTGACCAGAGCCGCCACGTCCTTCGAGCCCTGTGGAAATGCCAGCACATCGTTGGTGCCGTGCATCAGGAGCAGGGGCACGGGGAACTCGCTGCCGTGCTCGTACACGTAGGCGATGGCCTCTTGAAAGACGTTGGCCGCGCCGAACGTGACCCGGTCGTGCACCAGGGGATCATTGACATAAGCCTGAATGACAGCCGGATCGCGGGAGATAGACTGGGGGTCGAGCCCGCTGGACAAATCGCCTGTCGGAGCAACCTTGCCCATCACTTTGGCCACCGCCAGCTTGGCCTTTTGCTCGTGCAGGGCCGTGCGCAGTCCCGGGGACGTAGAGACCACTCCGGCGATGGGCGGGTGGCGGCTCAGTGCATAGTCGAGGACAAAGATGCCGCCCAGACTGTGGCCGTACAGGAACAGCGGCTTGCCCGGCACGAGCTCGCGCGCCCGGGCCACGAGCTGGTCGATGTCCTTCAGCAGCGCTTCGAAGGACGGGGCATGGCCTTTCTGGCCCCCGGACTGGCCATGGCCGCGCAGGTCGCGCGTCACCACAGCATAGCCGGCCCGGTTGAGCGCGGCAGCCACGTGCCCGTAGCGCCCGCTGTGCTCACCCAGGCCGTGCACCAGGGCGACCACCGCCTTGGTTCCGGTGTCAGGCAGCCAGGCCTGAGCGTAGACTGGCAGGCCGTCAAAGGATTGCCAGGTCATTTCAGTGTGCGACATTGAGCACCTCCCTCGCTCCATCGGTTAGTGCCATTCTACGGCCAAAACACTCGGTGGACAAGAAAAGAGGCCGGACTCGGCTTTCACCGAGCCCGGCCCTTTTGCTACCTGCGACTCACTGCCGGACAGAGATGCCTAGTGCCAGCGGATTACCAACCGCGGTCGCACTGCGACATCGCCGTTCTCAGAGCTGGCAAAGAAGTACGTTGCCACCGCAGGATCGGCCTCGAGGAGCACACCATAGTTCGGCACTTCGCCATTGACCCAGGCCTGGGCCAGGTCGGTCACGTCGAACGAGTACCAGCGGCGCGGCCCGACCGTTGCTTCGACCCACTCGGCCGGCTCGAAGCGGTCCGTCGCGGCGTTGCTGCAGCCGGGAGCGCCCCATGGGACGAGAGAGGTAGCGTGCGTAAAGGTTGCTTCATTCGCCACCCACTCGCGCCGAACGGCATAGGCACTCACGGTCAAGTTGTCACCGCTCCAGCCCTTGGCATAGAGCTGCAAGGCAGCCGAGTCCACAACTGCGCCCGCGGGGAGCTTGAACGGGAACGTGATCAGCCCCGCATACTGCCGCTTCCAGCCGACCTGGATCAGGGGCTCCGCCGCGTAGTTCTTGCGCTGGTCGTAGCGGTCGATAAAGGTGTCCTGTGCCTTGTTGACAGTGAACTGGATGCGCCCGTCGATGGCATGGTCGATCGGTCCGAATGCCTGATTGTAGTACTCGATGTACTCGTTCAGACCGAGCTGCATGTCAAAGTAGGTGTCCCAGCGGTTCGTGCCCTGGTTGAAGGCGCTAAAGTTGTCACCGCCCGTGGCCAGGAAGTTGTTGGTCACCACACGGTAGGTCGCTGCCGGATCGAGCAGGTGGCCGCCGATGCGTACGTCGTAGGCGTACGACTCGGTCGGGGTCGCGCAGCCGCAGTCATTGTACCAGCGCCAGGTGATGCCAGACGACTGCAGGATGCCCTTGTACAGCGTGGCAGCCTGATTGACCAGTGACTGGATCTGCGCGCCGGTGAGGTCCATCAGGAACAGGGTGTTGGCAAAAGGCAGTACGCTGAAGGTGTCGCCCCAGGTGAGGTTGTACGGCAGCTCAGCGCCAGCCGGCGCCTTGATGTCCGCACGCAGTCCACCAGCGTTGGTGAAGGCTACCTGAACAGAGCCGTTCACGACACCGTCGTCGTACTCGTCGGCCTTCCAGAGCATGCTGTCTGCGACCAGGTTGCCCATATTGGACTCGCCGTTATAGTTGCGGACCAGGTCGACCACTGCGGTGCCTACTGGCTCGGCCAGGATCGGCGCCACCAGGTCGGCCCAGTACTGCACACGGTCGGCGATAGCCTTATCGGCCGGAAGCTTGTTGTTGATGGTGATCAGCTTGGCCTGCTTGATGGTAAAGGTCTTGGCCCACGGGTCGATCACCACGTCGATGCGGCCCAGCTTGCGACCGGCATAGTTGGCCTGCACGATGGCGGTGTGGCCCACCCAGACCGGGGCTTCGAGCGCTTCGTGCGCGTGCCCGGAGATGATCAGCGGAACCGGCTTGCCGGCGTCGATCAGCTCCTGCGCGACCGTCTTCATGCCCTTGAAGCCAGCGCTGTCATCCTTGCCCATGTGGGCCAGCAGGATGACCGCGTCAGCCTGAGCGGCAACCTCATCATAGTAGTGCAGCACGGCTGCGGTCATGTCCTTGAACACGATGCCGTCCGTCGTGCCGCGCAGGGTCACGTTCGGGGTCTCGTCCGTGGTCAGGCCGATAACGCCGATCTTGACCTGCGATGTGCCGCTGCCCAGGGTCAGGATGTGATACGGTTTGACCCAGGCGGGTGAATCCCAGTCCGTCCCCGCCACGACGATATTGGCGCTGACGAACGGGAAGTCGGCCTGGTCAACGCGCTCCTGGAGAACGGCCTGTCCCTTGTCAAACTCGTGGTTGCCGATGCCCGACAGCACA is a genomic window containing:
- the ywqN_2 gene encoding putative NAD(P)H-dependent FMN-containing oxidoreductase YwqN, with product MAGHKVLGIVGSPRRVGNTAILVETVLEAARARGASTEKVFLADLDIAPCDACRACVESGECVHRDAMDELFPQMFASDVWVLGTPVYWWGASAQFKAFLDRWYSLSQRSEDKARFRGRKLILVAPMGDDTPETARHVVRMMADVARYLEAELFATVLAPGASDRGDVLQMPSVLEAARRAGQEAVS
- a CDS encoding methylcobalamin:coenzyme M methyltransferase; its protein translation is MNKRERLEATIAGERVDRPAVALWRHWPGDDQRAADLVRATLDFQRQYDWDLVKCMPASNYCLADWGVQSTYLGSEEGTRQWGPRLIQSPEDWTRLRPLDPRQGMLAEMLTAMKALGQELGEETPFIWTIFDPLSQAKNLAGERLLSDLRQYPELVEAGLQAITESCVRFVEAALDTGVAGIFLALQYASFRLMSLEEYRRFGQPWDERILAAANSLWLNLLHLHGDDVMFDLAGDYASRRRLAILNWHDRETPPSLHDALPRFPGALLGGLHRTDTMLRGTPRDVRQAVREAAEMTNGRRLIVGTGCVLWIPTPVGNIRAAREAVDSL
- the ytpA gene encoding Phospholipase YtpA produces the protein MSHTEMTWQSFDGLPVYAQAWLPDTGTKAVVALVHGLGEHSGRYGHVAAALNRAGYAVVTRDLRGHGQSGGQKGHAPSFEALLKDIDQLVARARELVPGKPLFLYGHSLGGIFVLDYALSRHPPIAGVVSTSPGLRTALHEQKAKLAVAKVMGKVAPTGDLSSGLDPQSISRDPAVIQAYVNDPLVHDRVTFGAANVFQEAIAYVYEHGSEFPVPLLLMHGTNDVLAFPQGSKDVAALVKRDCTLQLWEGLSHETHNEPEKEQVLGFVVGWLDEHLPH